The following are encoded in a window of bacterium genomic DNA:
- a CDS encoding NAD(P)/FAD-dependent oxidoreductase, protein MTDLPKAYDADVIVVGAGPCGSFLTNLLGQMGLSCLLLEKRLDLASSSMAIGVMPPSLQRLHHLNLSESVIQAGCPVTHASIFSEKSLLGSLDLSGLPPPFNYVLSVPQSALVRILRDKLRAWPQVRLLLEQEAQSITQTPHGVLLETSNSAAGTTTTLSARFVIACDGSRSPVRTYVGIPCHGKMYATLFMMGDFPETTPWTGEARLFFTPTGSIESFPLPQEQRRWVIQAKPTLANATALVQRVEEVTGIALEANQAQWVTTFTPERRLCRNYFKGRVALCGDAAHVMSPIGGQGMNTGLADAWHLAAVLKRLCETGEPPERLLGRYEHCRRRAFRVAANRAACGMWLGTRKGLRSASLRSAFVRHILFGTSLRHHLAPYFAMLTIPDTNPL, encoded by the coding sequence ATGACCGATCTTCCTAAAGCTTATGATGCCGATGTCATTGTGGTGGGGGCCGGCCCTTGCGGCTCATTCCTGACGAATCTGCTGGGACAAATGGGCCTATCCTGCCTGCTCCTCGAAAAACGTTTAGACCTCGCCTCCTCCTCGATGGCCATCGGAGTCATGCCGCCCTCCCTTCAGCGTTTGCATCATCTTAACCTGTCCGAATCAGTCATTCAGGCCGGCTGTCCCGTCACCCATGCCAGCATCTTCTCAGAGAAATCCCTGCTGGGTAGTCTGGATTTGAGCGGCCTGCCACCGCCTTTCAATTACGTTCTCTCAGTCCCTCAAAGCGCGTTAGTCCGAATTTTGCGCGACAAACTCCGAGCCTGGCCTCAAGTGCGCCTGCTGCTCGAACAGGAAGCGCAGTCGATCACCCAGACTCCGCATGGAGTATTGCTCGAAACCAGCAACAGCGCCGCAGGCACGACCACCACCTTATCGGCACGTTTTGTGATTGCCTGCGACGGAAGTCGTAGCCCGGTACGCACCTACGTGGGAATCCCCTGTCACGGAAAAATGTATGCGACTTTATTCATGATGGGTGATTTCCCTGAAACAACCCCATGGACTGGTGAAGCCAGACTCTTCTTCACCCCGACCGGCTCAATTGAATCGTTCCCGCTGCCGCAGGAACAACGACGCTGGGTCATTCAGGCGAAGCCCACATTGGCAAATGCAACGGCCCTTGTGCAACGCGTCGAAGAAGTCACCGGCATTGCCCTTGAGGCCAACCAAGCGCAATGGGTAACCACCTTCACGCCGGAACGCCGACTGTGTCGCAATTATTTCAAAGGCCGGGTAGCACTCTGCGGTGATGCCGCCCATGTGATGAGCCCCATCGGGGGCCAGGGTATGAACACCGGTCTGGCAGATGCCTGGCATCTGGCCGCTGTTCTCAAACGACTCTGCGAAACTGGCGAGCCGCCCGAGCGGCTTCTGGGACGATACGAACATTGCCGACGTCGCGCCTTTCGTGTCGCCGCCAATCGGGCCGCCTGTGGCATGTGGCTGGGCACTCGCAAAGGACTCAGATCCGCATCCCTGCGTAGCGCATTTGTCCGCCACATCCTTTTCGGCACCTCACTGCGCCACCACCTGGCACCCTATTTCGCCATGCTGACCATCCCAGACACCAATCCGCTTTAA